The following proteins are co-located in the Myxocyprinus asiaticus isolate MX2 ecotype Aquarium Trade chromosome 18, UBuf_Myxa_2, whole genome shotgun sequence genome:
- the LOC127455876 gene encoding carnitine O-palmitoyltransferase 1, liver isoform-like: MAEAHQAVGFQFTVTPDGIDLQLSREVLKHIYLSGVTSWKKRAIRFKNSVLTGVYPASPSSWLIVVIAIMSTMYARIDPSIGMIDRIKTSLPVSEFMTVQTQTVLSAILFATGVWLSLIVLLRYFLKALLSYHAWIFESHGKMSFSSKVWLSLVKLLSGRRPLLYSFQASLPHLPVPSIDDTISRYLESVRPLLDDERYKHMETVANDFKKDPAPTFQKYLVLKSWWATNYVSDWWEEYIYLRGRDPIMVNSNFYTMDFLYVIPTHRQAARAGNVVHAMLQYRRKLERGELTPLRALGIVPMCSFQYERMFNTTRIPGIETDFVQHLKDRKHLVVYYRGRFFKVWLYYGGRHLWPSELELQFQRILDDKSEPQPGELKLATLTAGNRVPWARARLKYFSDGVNKASLEAIETAAFFLTLDDEAHGYDPENTHSLDLYAKSLLHGKCYDRWFDKSFTLIVYKNGKMGINTEHSWADAPIIGHMWEYILATDCFHLGYTEEGHCKGDVNKGLAPPSRLQWDIPKACQDIIEGSYMVAKGIADDVDFHGCLFTEFGKGLIKKCRTSPDAFIQLALQLAHYRDKGEFCLTYESSMTRMFREGRTETVRSCTCESTAFVRAMEDKKSMNEQRLALFQKAAEKHQNMYRLAMTGAGIDRHLFCLYIVSKVMDIDSPFLKQVLSEPWRLSTSQTPQQQLNLIDIQKFPKYVGAGGGFGPVADDGYGVSYIIVGDNLITFHISSKFSSPETDSFRFGQNIKQAMLDIRALFNQKENKM, from the exons ATGGCGGAGGCCCATCAGGCAGTGGGCTTTCAGTTCACTGTCACACCTGATGGCATCGACCTGCAGCTGAGCCGTGAGGTGCTCAAACACATCTACCTGTCTGGAGTGACATCATGGAAGAAACGCGCCATACGCTTTAAG AACAGTGTTCTCACAGGTGTGTACCCTGCCAGCCCCTCCAGTTGGTTAATCGTAGTTATCGCGATAATGAGCACCATGTATGCCAGGATAGATCCATCCATTGGCATGATTGACAGAATCAAGACATCTCTACCAGTGAG TGAGTTTATGACCGTTCAGACTCAAACGGTGTTGAGTGCAATCCTGTTCGCCACAGGTGTGTGGTTATCCCTCATTGTCCTGCTCCGTTATTTCCTGAAAGCTCTGCTGTCCTATCACGCTTGGATCTTTGAGTCACACGGAAAAATGAGCTTCTCTTCAAAAGTCTGGCTG AGTCTTGTCAAGCTGTTGTCTGGACGCCGGCCGTTGCTTTACAGCTTTCAAGCATCTTTGCCTCATCTGCCTGTACCAAGTATTGATGACACTATCAGCAGG TATCTAGAATCAGTTCGACCTCTTCTGGATGATGAACGATATAAACATATGGAGACTGTTGCTAATGACTTCAAGAAGGATCCTGCACCCACATTCCAAAAATACCTTGTACTCAAGTCTTGGTGGGCCACAAATTAT GTGAGCGACTGGTGGGAGGAGTATATCTACCTGAGAGGACGAGACCCCATTATGGTCAACAGCAACTTCTACACTATG GATTTTCTCTATGTGATCCCCACACACAGACAGGCTGCACGCGCAGGAAATGTAGTTCATGCCATGCTGCAGTATCGCCGTAAACTGGAGAGAGGAGAGCTTACCCCG CTGAGGGCTCTTGGCATTGTGCCCATGTGCTCTTTTCAGTATGAAAGAATGTTCAACACAACCCGTATCCCTGGCATTGAGACCG ATTTTGTGCAGCACCTGAAAGACAGGAAGCACCTGGTGGTGTATTATCGAGGTCGTTTCTTTAAGGTGTGGCTGTACTATGGTGGACGTCACCTTTGGCCTTCAGAGCTGGAACTGCAGTTTCAACGTATCCTTGATGACAAGTCTGAACCTCAGCCCGGAGAGCTCAAACTTGCCACACTTACAGCTGGGAACAG GGTTCCCTGGGCAAGGGCTCGTTTAAAGTACTTCAGTGATGGGGTCAACAAGGCGTCCCTGGAGGCCATTGAGACGGCAGCGTTTTTCCTGACCCTGGACGATGAGGCACATGGATATGATCCAGAAAATACACACTCCTTGGACCTATACGCCAAATCTTTGCTGCATGGAAAGTGCTATGACAG GTGGTTTGATAAGTCTTTCACTTTGATTGTTTACAAGAATGGTAAAATGGGCATCAACACTGAGCATTCATGGGCTGATGCCCCTATTATTGGACATATGTGGGAG TACATATTGGCTACTGATTGTTTCCACCTGGGATACACCGAAGAAGGACATTGCAAAGGAGATGTCAACAAAGGTCTGGCTCCCCCTTCCAGACTACAATGGGACATCCCAAAAGCG TGCCAGGATATTATTGAAGGTTCATACATGGTTGCGAAGGGAATTGCCGATGATGTTGATTTCCATGGCTGTTTGTTTACTGAGTTTGGAAAGGGACTGATAAAGAAATGCAGAACAAGTCCAGATGCATTTATCCAGCTGGCACTGCAACTTGCTCATTATAGG GACAAAGGTGAGTTCTGTCTGACTTACGAATCATCAATGACTCGCATGTTCCGTGAGGGTCGGACAGAAACTGTGCGCTCCTGTACCTGTGAGTCAACGGCATTTGTAAGAGCAATGGAGGATAAAAAAAGCATG AATGAGCAGAGGCTTGCACTCTTCCAGAAAGCCGCTGAAAAGCATCAGAACATGTACCGCCTGGCCATGACGGGAGCCGGTATCGACCGCCATCTCTTCTGCCTGTACATTGTGTCTAAAGTAATGGACATAGACTCACCATTCCTCAAACAG GTTTTGTCCGAACCCTGGCGTCTCTCCACCAGTCAAACCCCTCAACAGCAGCTCAATCTTATTGACATTCAGAAGTTTCCTAAATATGTGGGAGCAGGAGGCGGCTTTGGGCCT GTTGCCGATGATGGTTATGGTGTTTCTTACATCATTGTCGGAGATAATCTCATCACATTCCACATTTCCAGCAAGTTCTCCAGTCCAGAGACG